GCTCCTGCCTGGACTTTATAAAGCCCGTCTTTCTTGGCTGAGGCAGGGGATTTGGAAGATGGCGCATCAGGTGCCGGTGTTGGTGCAGTATTGGCCTTGCGCTGGAGCCTGAACTGTTCGGCTAATGCTTTTACAATGCCTTCCGCAATCGTTCGGCGGTATGTTTCAGAACGCAGTAATTTGATTTCATTCCGGTTTGTCATGAATCCACATTCCACTAGCACGGCGTCCATTTTCGTTTCCCGTAGGACATGGAAATCGGCTGTTTTTACACCACGGTTTTCTAGGCCCGTTGAGATGACAAGATTGCGCTGAATCTTTTGGGCTAACTGATAAGCCACAGGCGGCCTTGTTGGATAGACAAAAGTTTCAATCCCGCCGACATTGCTCCAGCCGCCACCACCAAATGCATTGGCATGAATCGAAACAAATATATCTACATTCAGGCTGTTCGCCTTATCTGTCCTAGCCTTCAATGATACATCCCGCTGATCGGAATGAGAAAAATACACTGTGACATTCTTATAGTTTGCCAGCAGCTGTTTGGCATAATTCGCCACAGCCCTGTTAAACTCATATTCTCTCATACCATCAGGACTTCGCTTACCCGGGGTGTTGTAGCCATGCCCAGCATCAAGCATGATCTTCAAGATTATCACACCTTCCGATAAAAGATTTCCTCATCAGTATATATATGACCAAAGGCGGAAAAAGGACATAGTGACATTTGATAATGGCTGTTTTTAAACATAATATTGTTTATTGTAACCAATCTTCCAACCGCTTTTACAAAGATTTCGGGGTCTTCCTCCAAAAATTTCAGCAATTACTTATTTAATTCGAAAATATCTTCCACCCGCTGGGACATAAATTCATGGGCATCCTGGATTCCGATGTTATAAAAATGAGGTGCGAGCTTATCGGCAACAAATTCAAGAACCAGCAAGGCAGCCAGATCCCCTAGCTCCTCACCGCGTTCTTCAAGGAAATATTTTTTAATTTCATCCGTCATTTGGTTCTTCACGTGATCATCAACCTGGAAATTCTTAAGCATGGTATCTACTCCTTCTTGGTAATCTATTACCCCATTCTAATCCAATGAGACAAACATTTCGACAAATGCGTTCGATTATTTCCGTGGAAATAAGCTAGGATTAACTTGCCTTTCGACATTTCGTGAAGACTGGCTCAATTTCGATCTATTAAAGAAAAAAGAGACCCTAATAGGATCTCTTCAAATAATCAGCCACGCTGCATGGTGTGTACGAATTTGTATCGGTCTGCTCGATAGGCTGATTTGACGAATTCAAATGGAGTGCCATCCTTTAAATAAGAAGTCCTGAGAATCAGCAGGACGGGGGAGCCTTTTTCGATTTCCAGGAGGCGCAGTTCCTGTTCCTTCGCAATAGACGCTTCTATTTGCTGT
This DNA window, taken from Mesobacillus boroniphilus, encodes the following:
- a CDS encoding N-acetylmuramoyl-L-alanine amidase, whose amino-acid sequence is MLDAGHGYNTPGKRSPDGMREYEFNRAVANYAKQLLANYKNVTVYFSHSDQRDVSLKARTDKANSLNVDIFVSIHANAFGGGGWSNVGGIETFVYPTRPPVAYQLAQKIQRNLVISTGLENRGVKTADFHVLRETKMDAVLVECGFMTNRNEIKLLRSETYRRTIAEGIVKALAEQFRLQRKANTAPTPAPDAPSSKSPASAKKDGLYKVQAGAFEDEENAQELAERLRKAGFDVYIDKE
- a CDS encoding DUF2164 domain-containing protein, which translates into the protein MLKNFQVDDHVKNQMTDEIKKYFLEERGEELGDLAALLVLEFVADKLAPHFYNIGIQDAHEFMSQRVEDIFELNK